A segment of the Strigops habroptila isolate Jane chromosome 23, bStrHab1.2.pri, whole genome shotgun sequence genome:
tgggttggaaggggctttagcttacccagttccaaccccctggacaggcagggacaccctccactagaccaagttgctccaagccctgtccaattgaccttgaacacttccagcatCATCCAGCATCACTGGGAAAGGGGCTGAGGTGTTTGAGGTTGCCCTTTCACTTGGTCCCCCCTCAGCATGAAGGATGTTCAAGAGAAGCCCATGGAGGGGTGTGAAAGCACATGccttaaaatagagaaaagcaCCTTCAGGATACATGCATCCCCATGGAGAAGTAGCACCTGGATGACTGCAATTAGGGAGGCAAAGGGGTTGGAAAGGGGTTTGCTGTCAGCACTGGTGGACAGTGGGATGTGTAGATGGTCAGCAAGGGTATACATGCTCTATGAAGCACATTTTTAAGGAATGCCTTGTAGCTGAGCTGGAATTGAGGATTCTCCTACTGGAAATGGGTACAACAGTTGGCCAAGTCCCTTTTGCTCTTATTCATCCCTAACGCTAAAGGGGAGAGGacatcctcctccccttcctctccagGCTGTAGGAGAGGTTCTTGAGCAGAGAGGTAACTGCAGTACAACAGTGTAGGTTATTCAGGATGAAGATAACATGACAAGAGGAGAATGTTAATTCACGACACGCAGCAAGACAATAGAGAAAGGTCGTTGCCTTTCCAAGGACTctctcctgcagcctctggTCATGCtcagcctgagctgctgcatccACGTCACTCCCATCTGGGGGTGGGCAGAGGATCCCACTGCGGCTCGGTGCAGGCTCCTCGGTGGAGGAGAACGCTGTAGTATGTTACATAGTTCTATTAGTACAAGATAGTCTATACAGAAACTCGTTAGTTGTTATGAAAAGGAGCTAAATTAACTCTATCTCTACAGACAGGAGATGTCAACTCAACAACTTATGGTTTTGGTATGATTTTAACTATTTTGATGAATTACTGTGACTGTTTTAAACTGTCTTATTCCCATAACACTCCTTCCTGCTCTCATAAGACAGAATAACAAAGCAAGGTTGTAGCAAGGGCTACGGAGATCTGCTGGGAATGGATCCCAATATCGCCACGGAGCATCATGCTGGGACTTCAATGTCCCCCCAAAGAGACTCAGGGTGAGAGTTTCTGGTGACCAAGAGCAGGGAGCAATGCAAGGGGAGCCTGATGAGCAGAGGCAGCTTGGATTAGGTCAAGACATGCTGGAGAAGAAACACCTTGGAGAGGGAGATGGGAAGGTTCTAGGGGTTCCCAAAGGTGTAGTAGCATTTTGGACATGGCAGGATGATGGGCCACCAATGGGCTCCAGTTCTCTGTGCTGATTCTACTGGTAGAATTCTATTGTAGACTGCCAGAAAtggagacagaggaagagagatggatggatgatgaatggatggatgaGTGGATGCAAACTCAAGTTCATTTTGGATTGTACCATTTCTCAGGAGCAGCATGGATACCTGTCACTGTTGCTTCTTCCTTTGGATTCAGAGAAAACCTGTATCGAAACATCCACGGCTCCACATTTCCACTTGGATCGCTCATAGAGAAAAGTCTCCTATTCCCAAGTGAACAAGTGACTATTTCTGGCTGGCTTTTGCAGGGTCAACTGggcttaaaaatgaaaggacaaGACTGAAACTCAAAGAAGTCTCCCTTGATGTCCATGGCTGGTGCTCACATCAGCATAGGCAACGTCCCCTGACATCcgggcaggaggcaggagcatCTGTGCTGCAGGGGCTTGGGGGTGTCggtggaggagggaaggaggaaatctGGAACCCATAAGCTCCACTGCTGTTTGCATTACCTTGCACGGCTGCATTGGTCTGTGCCTGGTCCGCCCACTGTCCTCCTCACCCTATCAGCAAGAGCCATTCCCCAAAGTTATCCGAACACCCTCCTCTCCGTAGCCCAAAGGAAAAACCAACCGAGCTCCTTGGAGGGCTCTGCAAGGCTTGGGAAGCTTGGGAAGGGTGGATGCTCCAAGCTGCACCTCTTGACGCGGGCGCTGGCTCCTCTCCAGGCCACCTTCCCCATGCGCTGCGGCTGCCGCGTCTCCTGAAGACCCCAGAGCCCTTCTCCTGCAAGGTGCTGAGAGCATGAAAGAGGAAAGCATGTGCCCGGAGTCGCCCGAGGGCAGCCTGGTCACCAGCGAGGAGGAGGGCGAGCGGCTGCACAAGAAATGCCACCGCAAGCGCGGCCAGGGCGGGAAGGCGGCCGAGGAGTGCGGGGTCCCGTCACCGCAGGGCAAGCGGAGCAAGCGCAGCCCCGTGCCGCAGCCCTTCGAGGACGTGCACACACAGCGTGTCATCGCCAACGTGCGGGAACGCCAACGCACCCAGTCCCTCAACGACGCCTTCGCCGAGCTGCGGAAGATCATCCCCACGCTGCCCTCCGACAAGCTGAGCAAGATCCAGACCCTCAAGCTGGCCGCCCGCTACATAGACTTCTTGTACCAGGTCCTGCAGAGCGATGAGCTGGACCACAAGATCACCAGCTGCAACTACCTGGCCCACGAGAGGCTTAGCTATGCCTTCTCCGTCTGGAGGATGGAAGGGGCTTGGTCCATGTCTGCATCCCACTGAGCCGGGGTATGTATCGCCACCTCCCTGCTGACACATCCCTGCACATCCTTGCATCCTCAGTGCATCTCCCCAGCTCGGTCCCGGGGGGAAGTTCATGGCCCCCTCCTCATATCCACATGCAAGTGATTTGCTTTAACAAACCCCAGATGCCACTGAGGGAGGTGGTGATTCCCAACCTCTCCGGGGCTTGTAGGAGGTTGGAGGGGGCCGAGCAGTGACTGATCCCATTGAGCGGGGTCTGGTCTGGGGCAGGCTAGTGAAAGCTTTAAAACCAGGGCTTAAAGGTCTGATTTATCCCCCTACATTAACCCAGGAGGGCCTGTAAATCAGCAGACACCCTCCTGAATGTCCTTGGGTTGAGGAGGTGTCAAAATGGCACAAGTGAGAGCAGCGGCACCCCAAAACCATCAGCCAAGGGCTGCTGTTGCTTCCACTGTGTGAAACACCGAGTCTCATCCCTGGTGACACTCAGCAGCCGTTGTCTGAAGCCATTGGGTGGCCCTGGTGGGTCCAGGCTTCCAGGCTTTCTCCCGTCCCTGTCCTGAAGTGCTGCAGATAAGATGGGATCCACAATCCCTTTGGATCTGTAGGTATCCTACACCGCAGGGAATGAAATATCGAGGGAGGGTTTTGTTCGAGGCACCCAGCACCATCTGAGCATCCCGCAATCACTGGCAAAGCTGCCAAGAGGAGAGGGGAATGATtccattttcagtgctttaGATCTGCTTGGGCTGGGAGAAAGAGGGACCAGGGGAGAAGGGTCGGATATGCACTAATGCTTCCTGCAGTGCAGGAGCTGAAAGCTCTGGAGGACATTCCCAAACTGTGGACTTCAAGGACACGTCATAGgaacccagcccagctcctaAGAGTCCCTGCTGGGCCTTAAACAGGATCAGGACTTCTGGCTTTGTTCGGGCACTGGTTCATTAACCTTGTGTCACCCCAGGGGCTTCTCTTAGAAAGCCAATTGCAAGTGGTTTCCTTCTTGCACCCACCACTAAGGGCTGCCCATGAGAGACccttttcttactcttttctgCCAGTgccatttctcctcctcctgcagtcCCAACTCCATGCAGGGACCCGCGTGCCCGATGCAGGCAGAAGCATCATATTTATAACACGAGAGAGTCCAGACCCTGTGCTGGGTGCGTGTAAGACCCTACTTTAAGCCACGCTGAGCCCCAGCAGGACAGGGACTGGTGCGATGCTGCAGCCCGATGCGAGGccatcagcaccagcagccgCGCCGAGCTCCCAGTGCCTTTAGGGTACAACCGGGAGAAGCCATAATGCAAAGATAATCTGCTCTGTCACGATTGAAAGGCCAGAGGGggtgggaaagggaggaaaaagtggCTGTTCTGAGACCAAATACATCACAGGAAACTCCTGCAATGTGGCTCGAGTGATGCACAAGCAATGGGGGATCGTCTGCTGCAACCAGTGACCCCCATGAGCACCAGCAGCCCTCCTACCACTGGGTTTGACCACTGAACAGACCTGAATTTGAGGCCAGAGCTGCAGATGTAGGTGCAAAGGTTTGGGTAAAGATGCTGACCAGCTCCCAGGGGATTTTCACTTAAGGACGTGCCACGTTTAAACTCAGTTCCCTGCAAGCCTCACGGAGATCTCTTCCAACCAACAGGGAAACCACTGCTTTTCTAAACCCATGTATTTAGGGCAGATCTGGTTGTTTAAGAATGAAAGTCTGGCCTTACTGGGTACAGGATCACTGCCCGTTGGCCACAGGACGCCTTCTCCTTTGGACAGAAGCAAAGCGTGTGGTTGCTCGTTCTCACTTTGAGAATCCAGAAAGCTGCCAGGGGCAGTTGGGATGCTGAGCCCCAGGAGCAGAGTGAGCCTGTATCCACCCAGAGCATTCCTCACTCTCTTCTGGGCATCACATTCTGGCAGCCCTGTGAGTTCATAGTGGGGTTATCCTGCTCTGGGGGGTTTGGGATGCTCCGTGCATGCTCCCCGTCACCTCCAGACACACACTCCTGCTCCCGCTTGCGTGTATG
Coding sequences within it:
- the LOC115618687 gene encoding twist-related protein 2-like; the protein is MKEESMCPESPEGSLVTSEEEGERLHKKCHRKRGQGGKAAEECGVPSPQGKRSKRSPVPQPFEDVHTQRVIANVRERQRTQSLNDAFAELRKIIPTLPSDKLSKIQTLKLAARYIDFLYQVLQSDELDHKITSCNYLAHERLSYAFSVWRMEGAWSMSASH